One part of the Tachysurus fulvidraco isolate hzauxx_2018 chromosome 23, HZAU_PFXX_2.0, whole genome shotgun sequence genome encodes these proteins:
- the gpx7 gene encoding glutathione peroxidase 7, translated as MEKLLRALALVLLCHVLEAKQKDFYTFKVVNSRGRLVSLEKYRGSVSLVVNVASECGFTEEHYTDLQQLQRDFGPYHFNVLAFPCNQFGQQEPGSDKEIDSYVRRVYGVSFPLFSKIAVVGTGANNAFKYLAEATGKEPDWNFWKYLIDVDGKVVGAWAPQVSVKELRPKITEMVRKLIIKRKEEL; from the exons ATGGAGAAACTCCTCCGAGCGCTGGCTTTGGTCCTCCTGTGTCACGTCCTGGAGGCGAAGCAGAAAGACTTTTACACGTTTAAGGTGGTGAACAGCAGAGGCAGATTAGTTTCTCTGGAGAAATACCGTGGATCG gtcTCCTTGGTGGTAAACGTAGCGAGTGAATGTGGCTTCACAGAGGAACACTATACAGATCTTCAGCAGCTGCAGAGGGATTTTGGACCGTACCATTTCAATGTGCTGGCTTTCCCCTGTAATCAGTTCGGCCAGCAGGAGCCGGGCAGCGATAAAGAGATCGACAGCTACGTCAGGCGCGTTTATGGAGTCTCATTTCCGCTCTTCAGCAAAATTGCTGTGGTGGGGACCGGGGCCAACAATGCCTTTAAATACCtcgcag AGGCCACAGGGAAGGAGCCTGACTGGAATTTCTGGAAGTATCTGATCGATGTGGACGGTAAAGTTGTTGGTGCGTGGGCTCCTCAAGTGTCTGTGAAAGAACTTCGACCAAAGATCACAGAGATGGTGCGCAAACTCATCATCAAACGCAAGGAGGagctgtag